Proteins encoded by one window of Vigna radiata var. radiata cultivar VC1973A chromosome 5, Vradiata_ver6, whole genome shotgun sequence:
- the LOC106762869 gene encoding receptor-like serine/threonine-protein kinase At1g78530 isoform X2, with translation MIHEEGYPGGKIVIFRSSMLKSLTADAILKKTQKLNNKDIIGSGGYGVVYGIKLDESTALAVKRLNRGTAERDKGFERELQAMADIKHRNIVTLHGYYTAQHYNLLIYQLMPNGSLDSFLHGSSRDKKVLDWPTRYRIAAGAARGISYLHHDCIPHIIHRDIKSSNILLDENMDARVSDFGLATLMQPNKTHVSTFVAGTFGYLAPEYFDTGRATLKGDVYSFGVVLLELLTGKKPSDEAFLEEGTMLVTWVKAVVREKKEEFVLDSSLGTCSMEEVNKVFSIAMMCLEPDPLNRPTMGDVVKMLDQTEVDKLVTES, from the exons ATGATCCATGAAGAAGGTTATCCAG GAGGGAAGATAGTTATATTCAGGTCCTCAATGCTTAAATCTCTCACAGCTGATGCGATCTTAAAGAAGACACAGAAACTGAACAACAAGGACATCATTGGGTCAGGTGGTTATGGTGTGGTTTATGGAATAAAACTAGATGAATCCACAGCCTTGGCAGTAAAAAGACTAAACCGTGGAACTGCAGAAAGAGATAAAGGCTTTGAGAGAGAGTTGCAAGCAATGGCAGACATAAAACACCGCAACATTGTGACCCTTCATGGATATTACACTGCACAACACTACAATCTTCTCATATATCAGCTAATGCCCAATGGAAGTTTGGACTCCTTTTTGCATG GAAGTTCAAGGGACAAGAAGGTTTTGGATTGGCCAACCAGATATAGAATAGCTGCAGGTGCAGCTAGAGGAATATCATATCTTCATCATGATTGCATCCCTCACATTATCCACAGAGACATCAAGTCAAGTAACATATTGTTGGATGAAAATATGGATGCTCGAGTTTCTGATTTTGGATTAGCCACTTTGATGCAACCAAATAAAACTCATGTCTCAACATTTGTGGCTGGAACTTTTGGATACTTGGCACCTG AATATTTTGATACAGGAAGAGCAACACTCAAAGGGGATGTTTACAGCTTTGGAGTTGTTTTACTGGAGCTTTTAACTGGGAAGAAACCCAGTGATGAAGCATTTTTGGAAGAGGGAACAATGCTTGTCACATGG GTGAAGGCTGTTGTTCGAGAGAAGAAGGAGGAGTTCGTCCTTGATAGTAGCTTAGGAACTTGTTCAATGGAAGAGGTAAATAAGGTGTTCAGCATTGCAATGATGTGTCTTGAACCAGATCCTTTGAATAGGCCAACCATGGGTGATGTTGTCAAAATGCTTGACCAAACAGAAGTAGATAAACTTGTTACAGAATcctga
- the LOC106760589 gene encoding probable purine permease 11, protein MLNNAGVAGHNIAADDEVKELIAVGVSTTTDEDEQSLLLLSRWKWWFLVVINVAILLMGQSGAVLLGRFYFDQGGKSIWMATLVQSVAFPILFFPLFFFPHSENPSVSTDLTINTSTHTVIMVYILLGTLLAGDNLMYTIGLLYLPVSTYSLICASQLAFNAIFSFFINAQKLTLLVLNTVVFLTISASLLAVHSDSSENETMNVTSSKHMVGISCTIGASAGYALLLCLMQVSFERVLKRETFSVVLDMQIWTSFVASCVCIVGMFASGEWQGLRDEMRRFKAGREVYILTLAGTALAWQICSVGVVGLIYLVSSFFSNVMSMLNLPLVPVAAVLLYHEHIDGVKIVAMLLSIFGFSSYIYQNYLDDTKSKAPEGIHDTATPETSIS, encoded by the coding sequence ATGTTGAATAATGCTGGTGTTGCAGGACATAACATTGCTGCAGATGATGAGGTAAAAGAATTAATTGCAGTAGGTGTTTCAACAACAACAGATGAAGATGAACAATCACTGCTCCTGCTTAGCCGTTGGAAATGGTGGTTTTTAGTAGTAATCAACGTAGCTATACTCTTGATGGGTCAATCTGGTGCAGTCTTGCTAGGGAGATTCTACTTTGACCAAGGAGGAAAAAGCATATGGATGGCAACACTAGTACAATCTGTGGCTTTTCCAATCCTTTTCTTTCCACTTTTCTTCTTCCCTCACTCAGAAAACCCTTCTGTCAGCACTGACCTCACCATAAACACTTCTACTCACACTGTCATCATGGTTTACATCCTCTTGGGTACCCTATTAGCTGGAGATAACTTGATGTACACAATAGGGCTTCTATACCTTCCTGTATCTACTTATTCCCTTATCTGTGCATCCCAACTTGCTTTCAATGCCATATTTTCCTTCTTTATCAATGCTCAAAAACTCACCTTGTTAGTACTTAACACAGTGGTTTTTCTCACCATATCAGCTTCACTTCTAGCAGTTCATTCTGACTCCTCAGAGAATGAAACGATGAATGTTACCAGCAGCAAGCACATGGTTGGTATTTCGTGCACTATCGGTGCATCAGCTGGTTATGCCCTTTTGCTGTGCCTGATGCAGGTGTCATTTGAAAGAGTGTTGAAGAGGGAAACATTTTCTGTTGTCCTAGACATGCAGATTTGGACATCTTTTGTTGCTTCATGTGTTTGCATAGTCGGAATGTTTGCCAGTGGAGAATGGCAGGGTTTGAGGGATGAAATGAGGAGATTCAAAGCAGGAAGAGAGGTTTACATTCTGACCCTTGCTGGAACTGCTTTGGCTTGGCAGATTTGTTCTGTTGGAGTTGTGGGGCTGATCTATTTGGTGTCTTCCTTCTTCTCCAATGTTATGAGCATGCTGAACTTACCACTTGTTCCTGTTGCTGCAGTTCTTCTATACCATGAACATATCGATGGTGTTAAGATTGTGGCCATGTTATTGTCAATCTTCGGTTTCAGTTCTTATATTTACCAAAATTATTTGGACGATACCAAGTCCAAAGCACCAGAAGGAATTCATGATACTGCTACCCCAGAAACCTCCATTTCTTGA
- the LOC106761533 gene encoding glucan endo-1,3-beta-D-glucosidase, with protein sequence MGNVPLILFLLFLSLSPGGNLIMGNEQKTWCVAKPSSDQATLLSNLNFACSQVDCRILQKGCPCFYPDNLMNHASIAMNLYYQSKGRNHWNCDFRASALVSFTDPSYGNCIYA encoded by the exons ATGGGAAATGTGCCTCTCATCCTTTTCCTTCTGTTCCTGTCTCTCTCACCAG GAGGGAATCTGATCATGGGTAATGAGCAG AAAACCTGGTGTGTGGCAAAGCCTTCATCAGATCAGGCTACCCTTTTGTCCAACCTCAATTTTGCCTGTTCTCAAGTTGATTGCAGGATTCTGCAGAAAGGCTGCCCCTGCTTTTACCCTGACAATCTCATGAACCATGCTTCCATAGCCATGAATCTCTATTACCAATCTAAGGGAAGAAACCACTGGAATTGTGATTTCAGGGCCTCTGCCCTCGTCTCTTTCACTGATCCAA GTTATGGAAACTGCATTTACGCATAG
- the LOC106762869 gene encoding receptor-like serine/threonine-protein kinase At1g78530 isoform X1 translates to MRKALIIAFSITICFIAFVISKIVISVLLYKRWRRKQMIHEEGYPGGKIVIFRSSMLKSLTADAILKKTQKLNNKDIIGSGGYGVVYGIKLDESTALAVKRLNRGTAERDKGFERELQAMADIKHRNIVTLHGYYTAQHYNLLIYQLMPNGSLDSFLHGSSRDKKVLDWPTRYRIAAGAARGISYLHHDCIPHIIHRDIKSSNILLDENMDARVSDFGLATLMQPNKTHVSTFVAGTFGYLAPEYFDTGRATLKGDVYSFGVVLLELLTGKKPSDEAFLEEGTMLVTWVKAVVREKKEEFVLDSSLGTCSMEEVNKVFSIAMMCLEPDPLNRPTMGDVVKMLDQTEVDKLVTES, encoded by the exons ATGAGGAAGGCCTTGATTATAGCCTTTTCCATAACCATATGCTTCATCGCTTTTGTGATATCCAAGATTGTTATTTCAGTTCTCCTCTACAAAAGATGGAGAAGAAAACAGATGATCCATGAAGAAGGTTATCCAG GAGGGAAGATAGTTATATTCAGGTCCTCAATGCTTAAATCTCTCACAGCTGATGCGATCTTAAAGAAGACACAGAAACTGAACAACAAGGACATCATTGGGTCAGGTGGTTATGGTGTGGTTTATGGAATAAAACTAGATGAATCCACAGCCTTGGCAGTAAAAAGACTAAACCGTGGAACTGCAGAAAGAGATAAAGGCTTTGAGAGAGAGTTGCAAGCAATGGCAGACATAAAACACCGCAACATTGTGACCCTTCATGGATATTACACTGCACAACACTACAATCTTCTCATATATCAGCTAATGCCCAATGGAAGTTTGGACTCCTTTTTGCATG GAAGTTCAAGGGACAAGAAGGTTTTGGATTGGCCAACCAGATATAGAATAGCTGCAGGTGCAGCTAGAGGAATATCATATCTTCATCATGATTGCATCCCTCACATTATCCACAGAGACATCAAGTCAAGTAACATATTGTTGGATGAAAATATGGATGCTCGAGTTTCTGATTTTGGATTAGCCACTTTGATGCAACCAAATAAAACTCATGTCTCAACATTTGTGGCTGGAACTTTTGGATACTTGGCACCTG AATATTTTGATACAGGAAGAGCAACACTCAAAGGGGATGTTTACAGCTTTGGAGTTGTTTTACTGGAGCTTTTAACTGGGAAGAAACCCAGTGATGAAGCATTTTTGGAAGAGGGAACAATGCTTGTCACATGG GTGAAGGCTGTTGTTCGAGAGAAGAAGGAGGAGTTCGTCCTTGATAGTAGCTTAGGAACTTGTTCAATGGAAGAGGTAAATAAGGTGTTCAGCATTGCAATGATGTGTCTTGAACCAGATCCTTTGAATAGGCCAACCATGGGTGATGTTGTCAAAATGCTTGACCAAACAGAAGTAGATAAACTTGTTACAGAATcctga
- the LOC106762868 gene encoding fatty-acid-binding protein 3, chloroplastic isoform X2, which translates to MLGAVAASTALCFSPSTPPTRIFVHRGVSNSTLPLSNHGHSFSLLSSTPMHFSSLSSRRQPLFLTQAASSSAANAEYVEEPATNVKFQTCLNFPGCSNSLTLFGTGYREKVFAIIGVKVYAAASFEKSLQIILVRDVDGQTFWDALSDAIAPRIPASTSADETALTTFRGVFLDRSLKKGTFILLTWLNPTKLLVSVSPNRFPSTVDATIESANVASALFNVFLGDSPVSPSLKSSVAEGLSKVLK; encoded by the exons ATGCTTGGAGCTGTAGCAGCTTCCACAGCACTATGTTTTTCACCTTCGACGCCCCCCACAAGAATTTTTGTTCATAGAGGAGTCTCAAATTCAACATTGCCATTGAGCAACCATGGCCACTCTTTCTCACTCTTATCATCCACCCCTATGCATTTCTCTTCACTCAGCAGTAGAAGACAACCCCTTTTCCTTACACAAGCTGCTTCATCTTCAG CTGCAAATGCTGAATACGTGGAGGAGCCAGCAACAAACGTGAAATTCCAGACATGTTTGAATTTTCCGGGTTGCTCAAATTCATTAACTTTGTTTGGAACTG GATACAGAGAGAAAGTTTTTGCAATTATTGGTGTTAAGGTCTATGCTGCAG CTTCCTTTGAGAAATCATTGCAAATTATTCTTGTGAGAGATGTTGATGGTCAAACATTTTGGGATGCATTAAGTGATGCCATAGCTCCAAGAATTCCAGCATCCACATCTGCTGATGAAACTGCTTTGACCACTTTCCGTGGTGTCTTTCTAGATCGCTCTCTTAAGAAAGGAACTTTCATACTTCTGACTTGGTTGAACCCCACCAAATTGCTT GTTTCTGTCTCCCCAAACAGGTTTCCATCTACTGTAGATGCTACAATTGAATCTGCAAATGTGGCTTCTGCCCTTTTTAATGTATTCCTTGGAGATAGTCCTGTTTCTCCCTCCTTGAAATCTTCAGTGGCTGAAGGCTTGTCAAAAGTACTCAAATAG
- the LOC106762868 gene encoding fatty-acid-binding protein 3, chloroplastic isoform X3, giving the protein MLGAVAASTALCFSPSTPPTRIFVHRGVSNSTLPLSNHGHSFSLLSSTPMHFSSLSSRRQPLFLTQAASSSAANAEYVEEPATNVKFQTCLNFPGCSNSLTLFGTGYREKVFAIIGVKVYAAGLYLDQSITPELNAWKGLSKDAIQGNSSLFQTIFQSSFEKSLQIILVRDVDGQTFWDALSDAIAPRIPASTSADETALTTFRGVFLDRSLKKGTFILLTWFLSPQTGFHLL; this is encoded by the exons ATGCTTGGAGCTGTAGCAGCTTCCACAGCACTATGTTTTTCACCTTCGACGCCCCCCACAAGAATTTTTGTTCATAGAGGAGTCTCAAATTCAACATTGCCATTGAGCAACCATGGCCACTCTTTCTCACTCTTATCATCCACCCCTATGCATTTCTCTTCACTCAGCAGTAGAAGACAACCCCTTTTCCTTACACAAGCTGCTTCATCTTCAG CTGCAAATGCTGAATACGTGGAGGAGCCAGCAACAAACGTGAAATTCCAGACATGTTTGAATTTTCCGGGTTGCTCAAATTCATTAACTTTGTTTGGAACTG GATACAGAGAGAAAGTTTTTGCAATTATTGGTGTTAAGGTCTATGCTGCAGGTTTGTATCTAGATCAATCTATTACCCCTGAATTGAATGCTTGGAAAGGGCTATCAAAAGATGCCATTCAGGGGAATTCTTCCTTGTTCCAGACTATTTTCCAAT CTTCCTTTGAGAAATCATTGCAAATTATTCTTGTGAGAGATGTTGATGGTCAAACATTTTGGGATGCATTAAGTGATGCCATAGCTCCAAGAATTCCAGCATCCACATCTGCTGATGAAACTGCTTTGACCACTTTCCGTGGTGTCTTTCTAGATCGCTCTCTTAAGAAAGGAACTTTCATACTTCTGACTTG GTTTCTGTCTCCCCAAACAGGTTTCCATCTACTGTAG
- the LOC106762868 gene encoding fatty-acid-binding protein 3, chloroplastic isoform X1: MLGAVAASTALCFSPSTPPTRIFVHRGVSNSTLPLSNHGHSFSLLSSTPMHFSSLSSRRQPLFLTQAASSSAANAEYVEEPATNVKFQTCLNFPGCSNSLTLFGTGYREKVFAIIGVKVYAAGLYLDQSITPELNAWKGLSKDAIQGNSSLFQTIFQSSFEKSLQIILVRDVDGQTFWDALSDAIAPRIPASTSADETALTTFRGVFLDRSLKKGTFILLTWLNPTKLLVSVSPNRFPSTVDATIESANVASALFNVFLGDSPVSPSLKSSVAEGLSKVLK, translated from the exons ATGCTTGGAGCTGTAGCAGCTTCCACAGCACTATGTTTTTCACCTTCGACGCCCCCCACAAGAATTTTTGTTCATAGAGGAGTCTCAAATTCAACATTGCCATTGAGCAACCATGGCCACTCTTTCTCACTCTTATCATCCACCCCTATGCATTTCTCTTCACTCAGCAGTAGAAGACAACCCCTTTTCCTTACACAAGCTGCTTCATCTTCAG CTGCAAATGCTGAATACGTGGAGGAGCCAGCAACAAACGTGAAATTCCAGACATGTTTGAATTTTCCGGGTTGCTCAAATTCATTAACTTTGTTTGGAACTG GATACAGAGAGAAAGTTTTTGCAATTATTGGTGTTAAGGTCTATGCTGCAGGTTTGTATCTAGATCAATCTATTACCCCTGAATTGAATGCTTGGAAAGGGCTATCAAAAGATGCCATTCAGGGGAATTCTTCCTTGTTCCAGACTATTTTCCAAT CTTCCTTTGAGAAATCATTGCAAATTATTCTTGTGAGAGATGTTGATGGTCAAACATTTTGGGATGCATTAAGTGATGCCATAGCTCCAAGAATTCCAGCATCCACATCTGCTGATGAAACTGCTTTGACCACTTTCCGTGGTGTCTTTCTAGATCGCTCTCTTAAGAAAGGAACTTTCATACTTCTGACTTGGTTGAACCCCACCAAATTGCTT GTTTCTGTCTCCCCAAACAGGTTTCCATCTACTGTAGATGCTACAATTGAATCTGCAAATGTGGCTTCTGCCCTTTTTAATGTATTCCTTGGAGATAGTCCTGTTTCTCCCTCCTTGAAATCTTCAGTGGCTGAAGGCTTGTCAAAAGTACTCAAATAG